Proteins from one Gallus gallus isolate bGalGal1 chromosome 15, bGalGal1.mat.broiler.GRCg7b, whole genome shotgun sequence genomic window:
- the LHX5 gene encoding LIM/homeobox protein Lhx5 gives MMVHCAGCERPILDRFLLNVLDRAWHIKCVQCCECKCNLTEKCFSREGKLYCKNDFFRRFGTKCAGCSQGISPSDLVRKARNKVFHLNCFTCMVCNKQLSTGEELYIIDENKFVCKEDYLNSPSLKEGSLNSVSSCTDRSLSPDLQDPMQDDTKETDNSTSSDKETTNNENEEQNSGTKRRGPRTTIKAKQLETLKAAFAATPKPTRHIREQLAQETGLNMRVIQVWFQNRRSKERRMKQLSALGARRHAFFRSPRRMRPLGGRLDESEMLGSTPYTYYGDYQGDYYGPGGNYDFFPHGPPSQAQSPADPSYLQNSGPGSTPLGPLEPPLSGHHSSENQRYTDMISHPDTPSPEPGMTGSLHPIPGEVFSGGPSPPFSMSSNSGYSGALAHPNPELSEAAVW, from the exons ATGATGGTGCATTGTGCGGGCTGCGAGAGGCCGATTTTGGACCGCTTCCTGCTGAACGTCTTGGACAGGGCATGGCACATCAAATGCGTCCAGTGCTGCGAGTGCAAATGCAACCTGACCGAGAAATGCTTCTCCAGGGAAGGAAAACTCTACTGCAAGAATGACTTTTTCAG gAGGTTTGGCACCAAATGCGCCGGCTGCTCCCAGGGCATCTCCCCCAGCGACCTAGTCCGGAAAGCCCGGAACAAAGTGTTCCACCTGAACTGTTTCACCTGCATGGTTTGCAACAAGCAGCTCTCCACGGGCGAGGAACTGTATATCATAGACGAAAACAAATTTGTTTGCAAAGAGGACTATTTGAACTCTCCCAGTTTGAAGGAAGGCAGCCTCAACTCAG TGTCCTCATGTACAGACAGGAGTTTGTCCCCGGATCTCCAGGACCCCATGCAGGACGACACCAAGGAGACGGACAATTCCACCTCCTCAGACAAGGAGACCACCAACAACGAGAACGAGGAGCAGAACTCGGGCACCAAGCGGCGGGGGCCCCGCACCACCATTAAGGCCAAGCAGCTGGAGACCCTCAAAGCTGCCTTCGCGGCCACTCCCAAGCCCACCCGGCACATCCGTGAGCAACTGGCTCAGGAGACGGGCCTCAACATGAGGGTCATCCAG GTCTGGTTCCAGAACCGCCGGTCCAAGGAGCGCCGGATGAAGCAGCTGAGCGCACTGGGCGCCCGCCGGCACGCCTTCTTCCGCAGCCCGCGCAGGATGCGGCCCCTGGGTGGCCGCCTCGATGAGTCTGAGATGCTTGGCTCGACGCCCTACACGTACTACGGAG ATTACCAAGGTGATTACTACGGCCCGGGAGGCAACTATGACTTTTTCCCCCATGGGCCCCCCTCCCAGGCCCAGTCCCCGGCCGACCCCAGCTACCTTCAGAACTCAGGACCTGGCTCCACTCCCCTGGGACCCTTGGAGCCCCCCCTTAGCGGACACCACTCCTCAGAAAACCAAAGGTACACGGATATGATCTCGCACCCCGACACCCCCAGCCCCGAGCCGGGGATGACGGGCTCGCTGCACCCCATCCCGGGGGAGGTCTTCAGTGGGGGGCCCAGCCCGCCCTTCTCCATGTCCAGCAATAGCGGCTACAGCGGGGCACTCGCGCACCCCAACCCGGAGCTCAGCGAGGCAGCGGTGTGGTAG
- the LHX5 gene encoding LIM/homeobox protein Lhx5 isoform X1 yields the protein MMVHCAGCERPILDRFLLNVLDRAWHIKCVQCCECKCNLTEKCFSREGKLYCKNDFFRRFGTKCAGCSQGISPSDLVRKARNKVFHLNCFTCMVCNKQLSTGEELYIIDENKFVCKEDYLNSPSLKEGSLNSVSSCTDRSLSPDLQDPMQDDTKETDNSTSSDKETTNNENEEQNSGTKRRGPRTTIKAKQLETLKAAFAATPKPTRHIREQLAQETGLNMRVIQVWFQNRRSKERRMKQLSALGARRHAFFRSPRRMRPLGGRLDESEMLGSTPYTYYGDYQGDYYGPGGNYDFFPHGPPSQAQSPADPSYLQNSGPGSTPLGPLEPPLSGHHSSENQSNSGYSGALAHPNPELSEAAVW from the exons ATGATGGTGCATTGTGCGGGCTGCGAGAGGCCGATTTTGGACCGCTTCCTGCTGAACGTCTTGGACAGGGCATGGCACATCAAATGCGTCCAGTGCTGCGAGTGCAAATGCAACCTGACCGAGAAATGCTTCTCCAGGGAAGGAAAACTCTACTGCAAGAATGACTTTTTCAG gAGGTTTGGCACCAAATGCGCCGGCTGCTCCCAGGGCATCTCCCCCAGCGACCTAGTCCGGAAAGCCCGGAACAAAGTGTTCCACCTGAACTGTTTCACCTGCATGGTTTGCAACAAGCAGCTCTCCACGGGCGAGGAACTGTATATCATAGACGAAAACAAATTTGTTTGCAAAGAGGACTATTTGAACTCTCCCAGTTTGAAGGAAGGCAGCCTCAACTCAG TGTCCTCATGTACAGACAGGAGTTTGTCCCCGGATCTCCAGGACCCCATGCAGGACGACACCAAGGAGACGGACAATTCCACCTCCTCAGACAAGGAGACCACCAACAACGAGAACGAGGAGCAGAACTCGGGCACCAAGCGGCGGGGGCCCCGCACCACCATTAAGGCCAAGCAGCTGGAGACCCTCAAAGCTGCCTTCGCGGCCACTCCCAAGCCCACCCGGCACATCCGTGAGCAACTGGCTCAGGAGACGGGCCTCAACATGAGGGTCATCCAG GTCTGGTTCCAGAACCGCCGGTCCAAGGAGCGCCGGATGAAGCAGCTGAGCGCACTGGGCGCCCGCCGGCACGCCTTCTTCCGCAGCCCGCGCAGGATGCGGCCCCTGGGTGGCCGCCTCGATGAGTCTGAGATGCTTGGCTCGACGCCCTACACGTACTACGGAG ATTACCAAGGTGATTACTACGGCCCGGGAGGCAACTATGACTTTTTCCCCCATGGGCCCCCCTCCCAGGCCCAGTCCCCGGCCGACCCCAGCTACCTTCAGAACTCAGGACCTGGCTCCACTCCCCTGGGACCCTTGGAGCCCCCCCTTAGCGGACACCACTCCTCAGAAAACCAAAG CAATAGCGGCTACAGCGGGGCACTCGCGCACCCCAACCCGGAGCTCAGCGAGGCAGCGGTGTGGTAG
- the SDSL gene encoding serine dehydratase-like: MAAQCGGGEKPFHIVSPLLESLPLSRAAGTQVYMKLENVQPTGSFKIRGVGHLCQEAARKGCQRFVCSSGGNAGMAAAYAARKLGLPATVVVPSSTSPSTVHRLEELGATVEIYGKVWDEANQRALVLAQNKGWASIHPFDHPLLWQGHASLVLELKDALDTKPDAIVLAVGGGGLLAGVVAGLQQVGWLDVPIIAAETWGAHSFHAALKAGHLITLPDITSVAKCLGAKTVSARALQCAQEIQVISEVVEDAEAVRAVESFLDDERMLVQPACGAALALLYSGRLQQLQRDGHLRTPLGRVVVVVCGGSSMTAALLRDLKNQLGLE; encoded by the exons ATGGCAGCCCAATGCGGGGGGGGTGAGAAGCCCTTCCACATCGTGTCGCCGCTTCTGGAGAGCCTGCCCCTGTCCCGGGCAGCAGGGACCCAGGTCTACATGAAGCTGGAGAACGTGCAGCCCACCGGCTCCTTCAAGATCCGGGGCGTTGGGCACCTCTGCCAGGAG GCTGCCAGGAAGGGCTGCCAGCGCTTTGTTTGCTCCTCAG GCGGGAATGCAGGCATGGCTGCAGCGTATGCAGCCAGAAAGCTGGGGCTGCCGGCCACTGTGGTGGtacccagcagcaccagccccagcactgtgcacaggctggaggagctgggggcAACGGTGGAGATCTACGGGAAG GTGTGGGATGAAGCCAACCAGAGGGCCTTAGTGCTGGCGCAGAATAAGGGCTGGGCCAGCATCCACCCCTTCGACCACCCCTTGCTGTG gcagggccatGCTAGCCTGGTCCTGGAGCTGAAGGATGCGCTGGATACAAAGCCTGACGCCATCGTGCTGGCggtgggaggtggggggctgctggctggagtggtggctgggctgcagcaggtggGATGGCTTGATGTCCCCATCATCGCCGCTGAGACCTGGGGGGCCCACAGCTTCCACGCGGCGCTGAAGGCTGGGCACCTCATCACCCTACCCGACATCACCAG TGTCGCCAAGTGCCTGGGGGCCAAGACGGTGTCAGCGCGGGCgctgcagtgtgcccaggagATCCAGGTCATTTCAGAGGTGGTGGAGGATGCCGAGGCCGTGCGCGCTGTGGAAAGTTTCCTGG atgATGAGCGGATGCTGGTGCAGCCAGCGTGTGGCGCAGCACTGGCCCTGCTCTACTCGGGGCgattgcagcagctgcagcgTGACGGACACCTGAGGACCCCGCTGGGCCGCGTGGTGGTGGTGGTCTGCGGTGGCAGCAGCATGACGGCCGCACTGCTACGGGACCTGAAGAACCAGCTGGGCCTGGAGTGA
- the PLBD2 gene encoding putative phospholipase B-like 2 isoform X1, with protein MAALRALLAAAAVAAWVLGVASGPTPPPRSASVLLEPGSGRLRVLPGRQPAAVAWAELTDHIQAVGWAFLEVSANASFNDSLQAYAAGLAEAAVTEQLIYMHWMNTAVGYCGPFRYETQYCRRLRGYLEANLAWMEEQMASGRDRAYWHQVRLALLQLQGLEDSYRGRVALPAGRISLSPFGFLLLQLGGDLEDLEAAFNRSAPRRLLGSGSCSALLKLLPGRRDLLVAHDTWAPYQSMLRVIKKYTLPFRTEPGSTARVPGSIQVFSSYPGTIFSGDDFYILSSGLVALETTIGNSDEARWRYLRPQGSVLEWLRNIVANRLARSGAEWASIFQRFNSGTYNNQWMLVDYKAFSPGQAAPQQGLLTVLEQIPGLVMVADKTELLYKQGYWASYNVPYFEEIFNASGNLELVQKYGDWFTYDKNPRAQIFRRNETQVHDVDSMVRLMRSNNYLQDPLSQCQGCNPPHNAENAISARSDLNPANGTYPFAALRQRCHGGTDTKVTSFGMARTFGLVAASGPTWDDVPPFRWSTSPCSHLLRMGHPDLWRFPPVKVRWD; from the exons ATGGCGGCGCTGCGGGCGCTGTTGGCGGCCGCCGCCGTGGCCGCGTGGGTACTGGGGGTCGCGTCCGGCCCGACCCCTCCGCCCCGCAGCGCCTCCGTGCTGCTGGAGCCCGGCTCGGGCCGGCTCCGCGTGCTGCCCGGCCGCCAGCCCGCCGCCGTCGCTTGGGCCGAGCTCACCGACCACATCCAGGCCGTCGG GTGGGCGTTCCTCGAGGTGTCCGCCAACGCGTCCTTCAACGACAGCCTGCAGGCGTACGCCGCGGGGCTGGCCGAGGCCGCCGTCACCGAGCAg CTCATCTACATGCACTGGATGAACACGGCCGTGGGCTACTGCGGGCCCTTCCGCTACGAGACGCAGTACTGCCGCCGGCTGCGGGGCTACCTGGAGGCCAACCTGGCCTGGATGGAGGAGCAGATGGCCTCCGGCCGCGACCGCGCCTACTGGCACCAG GTGcgcctggctctgctgcagctgcaggggtTGGAGGACAGCTACCGCGGGCGCGTGGCCCTCCCCGCCGGCCGCATCTCTCTCTCGCCTTTCGGCTTCCT cctgctgcagctgggggggGACCTGGAGGACCTGGAGGCGGCCTTCAACCGCTCAGCCCCACGGCGCCTGCTGGGCTCCGGTTCCTGCTCAGCGCTGCTCAAGCTGCTGCCGGGCCGCCGGGACCTGCTGGTGGCTCATGACACCTGGGCACCCTACCAGTCCATGCTGCGCGTCATCAAGAAGTACACGCTGCCCTTCCGCACCGAACCTGGCA GCACTGCCCGTGTCCCGGGCAGCATCCAGGTGTTCTCCTCCTACCCCGGCACCATCTTCTCCGGAGACGACTTCTACATCCTGAGCAGCGGGCTG GTTGCGCTGGAGACCACCATTGGGAACAGTGACGAGGCACGCTGGCGGTACCTGCGGCCTCAGGGCAGCGTCCTGGAGTGGCTGCGGAACATTGTGGCCAACCGGCTGGCCCGCAGCGGTGCTGAGTGGGCCAGTATCTTCCAGCGCTTCAACAGTGGCAC GTACAACAACCAGTGGATGCTGGTGGACTACAAGGCATTCTCACCGGGGcaggctgccccacagcagggcctgctgacagtgctggagcagatccC GGGCTTGGTGATGGTGGCTGATAAGACAGAGCTGCTGTACAAGCAGGGGTACTGGGCCAGCTACAACGTGCC GTACTTTGAGGAGATCTTCAATGCCAGCGGGAACCTGGAGCTGGTACAGAAGTATGGTGACTGGTTCACCTATGACAAGAACCCTCGTGCCCAGATCTTCCGCAGGAATGAGACGCAGGTCCATGATGTGGACTCCATGGTCCGTCTGATGAG GTCCAACAACTACCTGCAGGACCCACTGTCACAGTGCCAGGGCTGCAACCCACCCCACAACGCTGAGAATGCCATCTCTGCCCGCTCTGACCTCAACCCAGCCAACGGCACCTACCCCTTTGCTGCCCTGCGCCAGCGCTGCCATGGCGGCACCGACACCaag GTCACATCCTTCGGCATGGCCCGCACCTTCGGGCTAGTGGCTGCCAGCGGGCCGACGTGGGACGACGTGCCACCCTTCCGCTGGAGCACATCCCCCTGCAGCCACCTGCTGCGCATGGGCCACCCCGACCTCTGGAGGTTCCCTCCCGTCAAGGTCCGATGGGACTGA
- the PLBD2 gene encoding putative phospholipase B-like 2 isoform X2 encodes MAALRALLAAAAVAAWVLGVASGPTPPPRSASVLLEPGSGRLRVLPGRQPAAVAWAELTDHIQAVGWAFLEVSANASFNDSLQAYAAGLAEAAVTEQLIYMHWMNTAVGYCGPFRYETQYCRRLRGYLEANLAWMEEQMASGRDRAYWHQVRLALLQLQGLEDSYRGRVALPAGRISLSPFGFLLLQLGGDLEDLEAAFNRSAPRRLLGSGSCSALLKLLPGRRDLLVAHDTWAPYQSMLRVIKKYTLPFRTEPGSTARVPGSIQVFSSYPGTIFSGDDFYILSSGLVALETTIGNSDEARWRYLRPQGSVLEWLRNIVANRLARSGAEWASIFQRFNSGTYNNQWMLVDYKAFSPGQAAPQQGLLTVLEQIPYFEEIFNASGNLELVQKYGDWFTYDKNPRAQIFRRNETQVHDVDSMVRLMRSNNYLQDPLSQCQGCNPPHNAENAISARSDLNPANGTYPFAALRQRCHGGTDTKVTSFGMARTFGLVAASGPTWDDVPPFRWSTSPCSHLLRMGHPDLWRFPPVKVRWD; translated from the exons ATGGCGGCGCTGCGGGCGCTGTTGGCGGCCGCCGCCGTGGCCGCGTGGGTACTGGGGGTCGCGTCCGGCCCGACCCCTCCGCCCCGCAGCGCCTCCGTGCTGCTGGAGCCCGGCTCGGGCCGGCTCCGCGTGCTGCCCGGCCGCCAGCCCGCCGCCGTCGCTTGGGCCGAGCTCACCGACCACATCCAGGCCGTCGG GTGGGCGTTCCTCGAGGTGTCCGCCAACGCGTCCTTCAACGACAGCCTGCAGGCGTACGCCGCGGGGCTGGCCGAGGCCGCCGTCACCGAGCAg CTCATCTACATGCACTGGATGAACACGGCCGTGGGCTACTGCGGGCCCTTCCGCTACGAGACGCAGTACTGCCGCCGGCTGCGGGGCTACCTGGAGGCCAACCTGGCCTGGATGGAGGAGCAGATGGCCTCCGGCCGCGACCGCGCCTACTGGCACCAG GTGcgcctggctctgctgcagctgcaggggtTGGAGGACAGCTACCGCGGGCGCGTGGCCCTCCCCGCCGGCCGCATCTCTCTCTCGCCTTTCGGCTTCCT cctgctgcagctgggggggGACCTGGAGGACCTGGAGGCGGCCTTCAACCGCTCAGCCCCACGGCGCCTGCTGGGCTCCGGTTCCTGCTCAGCGCTGCTCAAGCTGCTGCCGGGCCGCCGGGACCTGCTGGTGGCTCATGACACCTGGGCACCCTACCAGTCCATGCTGCGCGTCATCAAGAAGTACACGCTGCCCTTCCGCACCGAACCTGGCA GCACTGCCCGTGTCCCGGGCAGCATCCAGGTGTTCTCCTCCTACCCCGGCACCATCTTCTCCGGAGACGACTTCTACATCCTGAGCAGCGGGCTG GTTGCGCTGGAGACCACCATTGGGAACAGTGACGAGGCACGCTGGCGGTACCTGCGGCCTCAGGGCAGCGTCCTGGAGTGGCTGCGGAACATTGTGGCCAACCGGCTGGCCCGCAGCGGTGCTGAGTGGGCCAGTATCTTCCAGCGCTTCAACAGTGGCAC GTACAACAACCAGTGGATGCTGGTGGACTACAAGGCATTCTCACCGGGGcaggctgccccacagcagggcctgctgacagtgctggagcagatccC GTACTTTGAGGAGATCTTCAATGCCAGCGGGAACCTGGAGCTGGTACAGAAGTATGGTGACTGGTTCACCTATGACAAGAACCCTCGTGCCCAGATCTTCCGCAGGAATGAGACGCAGGTCCATGATGTGGACTCCATGGTCCGTCTGATGAG GTCCAACAACTACCTGCAGGACCCACTGTCACAGTGCCAGGGCTGCAACCCACCCCACAACGCTGAGAATGCCATCTCTGCCCGCTCTGACCTCAACCCAGCCAACGGCACCTACCCCTTTGCTGCCCTGCGCCAGCGCTGCCATGGCGGCACCGACACCaag GTCACATCCTTCGGCATGGCCCGCACCTTCGGGCTAGTGGCTGCCAGCGGGCCGACGTGGGACGACGTGCCACCCTTCCGCTGGAGCACATCCCCCTGCAGCCACCTGCTGCGCATGGGCCACCCCGACCTCTGGAGGTTCCCTCCCGTCAAGGTCCGATGGGACTGA